From Novipirellula artificiosorum, the proteins below share one genomic window:
- the pheA gene encoding prephenate dehydratase, which yields MNLPTDRIREIDSQILRLIESRAAEVDGVSGMAMDPNEAALGRVAAAARDIDATVAANTLKSSRIAPSSQAEILKHIASVCLATVTELRVAFLGPKYSYSHLAAIKYFGEGADVAPVGSIAAVFEAVTRGDVTAGLVPIENSTDGRIVDTLGLFIRKQAHICGEVVLPIHHNLLSSSPRESIREIHSKPQVLSQCRKWLASHFPDAKLVESGSSTAAAQWAASQPGAAAVASIEAGRQYRLDVLAANIEDNSNNVTRFAVLGKEHPQRTGDDKTSLLFQVNHQPGALADVMTVFKANRLNLTWIESFPSPDTRAEYLFFVELTGHQDDPAVAAALQTLSQQAQRLEVLGSYPRALD from the coding sequence ATGAATCTTCCGACCGACCGCATCCGAGAAATTGACTCGCAAATCCTCCGGCTGATTGAATCACGTGCCGCGGAGGTCGATGGGGTGTCCGGCATGGCGATGGACCCAAACGAAGCCGCACTCGGACGCGTTGCTGCGGCTGCCCGAGACATCGATGCAACCGTTGCCGCCAACACGTTGAAGTCTTCTCGGATCGCTCCGTCATCGCAGGCCGAGATCCTCAAGCATATCGCAAGCGTTTGTCTCGCTACCGTGACCGAGCTTCGTGTTGCGTTTTTGGGGCCGAAGTACAGCTACAGCCATTTGGCCGCGATCAAGTATTTTGGCGAAGGAGCCGATGTGGCTCCGGTCGGTTCGATCGCTGCGGTGTTCGAAGCCGTTACGCGTGGGGACGTGACTGCGGGGTTGGTGCCGATTGAAAATAGCACCGATGGGCGGATCGTGGATACGTTGGGGTTGTTCATTCGCAAGCAGGCGCACATCTGTGGCGAAGTGGTGCTGCCGATTCATCACAACTTGTTGTCGAGTTCGCCGCGAGAATCCATTCGTGAAATCCATAGCAAGCCCCAGGTGTTGTCGCAGTGTCGCAAATGGTTGGCGTCACACTTCCCGGACGCAAAGCTTGTGGAAAGCGGCAGTTCCACGGCGGCCGCCCAGTGGGCTGCGAGCCAACCCGGAGCCGCAGCGGTCGCAAGCATCGAAGCGGGGCGTCAGTACCGGTTGGACGTGTTGGCTGCAAACATTGAAGACAACTCCAATAACGTCACTCGCTTTGCCGTGCTCGGCAAAGAGCATCCTCAACGGACGGGTGACGATAAGACATCGTTGTTGTTCCAGGTCAACCATCAACCCGGTGCGCTTGCGGACGTGATGACCGTCTTTAAAGCGAACCGATTGAATTTGACTTGGATCGAGTCCTTTCCCTCACCCGATACTCGAGCGGAGTACCTGTTCTTTGTGGAGTTGACCGGCCACCAAGACGACCCCGCCGTCGCCGCTGCCTTGCAAACGCTGAGCCAACAAGCTCAGCGTTTGGAAGTACTCGGCTCCTATCCACGGGCGTTGGATTAG
- the dnaK gene encoding molecular chaperone DnaK, which yields MAQGEKIIGIDLGTTNSVVAIMEGSEPKVIPNPEGNRLTPSVVAFTDKEDTIVGEPARRQAVTNPKRTVYSVKRFMGRRHNEVESEEKMVPYGVTGGAGEYVKIKVGDKEYTPQEISAKVLRKLKESAESYLGHKVNKAVITVPAYFNDAQRQATKDAGQIAGLEVARIINEPTAAALAYGLDKKKDEKIIVFDLGGGTFDVSVLEVADSGDEEQESRVFQVISTSGNTHLGGDDFDEALIHYVADEFKKDSGIDLRNDAMALQRLQEACEKAKKELSTLPETDINLPFITMDQSGPKHLTMKITRSKFEELIDSLVEKVKEPVLQALKDAGMKPGDIDEVVLVGGSTRVPKVREIVKEIFGKDPHQGVNPDEVVAVGAAIQASVLAGDRTDVLLLDVAPLTLGIETEGGVMTALVERNTTIPVEKKNVFSTAADNQTAVTVRVFQGERKMAAHNRLLGEFNLEGIPPQPRGVPQIEVKFDIDQNGILSVSAKELKTGKEASVQIKEAGGLSEDEIEQMRKDADVNADEDRRQFELVEARNKASQQVYQLEKLMAEHKEKLADSDTEPMNKAIEKVKNAAETEDVAAIKQATDELDAASQAFSKVLYEKTDAAGAAAGADPAGAAAAAPSEDDDAIDADFEVKD from the coding sequence ATGGCTCAAGGCGAAAAGATTATCGGAATTGACCTCGGCACAACGAATAGCGTTGTAGCGATTATGGAAGGTAGCGAGCCGAAGGTCATCCCCAACCCCGAAGGCAACCGTTTGACCCCGAGTGTGGTCGCTTTCACCGACAAGGAAGATACGATCGTTGGCGAACCGGCTCGTCGGCAAGCCGTGACCAACCCAAAGCGAACCGTTTACTCGGTGAAACGATTCATGGGCCGGCGACACAATGAGGTCGAGTCCGAAGAAAAGATGGTGCCGTACGGCGTCACCGGTGGGGCAGGCGAATACGTCAAGATCAAAGTCGGTGACAAGGAATACACACCGCAAGAGATCTCGGCAAAGGTGCTGCGAAAGTTGAAGGAATCTGCGGAGTCCTATCTGGGACACAAAGTCAACAAAGCGGTGATTACCGTACCTGCTTACTTCAACGACGCGCAGCGCCAAGCGACCAAGGATGCGGGTCAGATCGCGGGCTTGGAAGTCGCCCGAATCATTAATGAACCGACCGCTGCGGCATTGGCGTATGGGCTGGATAAAAAGAAAGATGAAAAGATCATCGTGTTCGACCTCGGTGGCGGGACGTTCGACGTTTCGGTTTTGGAAGTTGCCGACAGCGGTGATGAAGAGCAAGAGAGCCGAGTCTTCCAAGTGATCAGCACCTCGGGTAATACGCACCTCGGTGGGGATGACTTTGACGAGGCCCTCATTCACTATGTCGCTGACGAGTTCAAGAAGGACAGCGGTATCGATTTGCGTAACGATGCGATGGCGTTGCAGCGTTTGCAAGAAGCGTGTGAAAAAGCCAAGAAGGAACTCAGCACGCTGCCGGAAACCGACATCAATTTGCCCTTCATCACGATGGACCAATCAGGACCGAAGCATTTGACGATGAAGATCACTCGAAGCAAGTTCGAGGAACTGATCGATTCGTTAGTCGAAAAGGTGAAGGAACCGGTACTGCAAGCGTTGAAGGACGCTGGCATGAAGCCGGGCGACATCGACGAAGTCGTTTTGGTCGGCGGTAGCACGCGTGTCCCGAAGGTTCGCGAGATTGTGAAAGAGATCTTCGGCAAAGATCCCCACCAAGGTGTGAACCCCGATGAAGTCGTTGCCGTCGGCGCTGCGATTCAAGCGAGCGTGTTGGCGGGCGACCGTACCGACGTGCTACTGCTCGATGTGGCGCCTCTGACCCTTGGGATTGAAACCGAAGGTGGCGTGATGACGGCTTTGGTCGAGCGAAACACCACGATCCCCGTCGAGAAGAAGAACGTCTTTAGTACCGCAGCGGATAACCAGACCGCGGTCACCGTGCGTGTGTTCCAAGGTGAACGAAAGATGGCCGCACACAACCGCTTGCTAGGCGAATTCAATTTGGAAGGCATTCCCCCACAACCACGTGGTGTGCCTCAGATCGAAGTCAAGTTCGACATTGACCAGAATGGGATCTTGAGCGTTTCCGCGAAGGAACTAAAAACCGGTAAAGAAGCGTCGGTCCAAATCAAGGAAGCAGGCGGTCTAAGCGAAGACGAAATCGAACAAATGCGAAAGGACGCCGACGTCAACGCCGACGAAGACCGTCGCCAGTTCGAGTTGGTTGAAGCCCGCAACAAGGCAAGCCAGCAGGTTTATCAACTTGAAAAATTGATGGCCGAGCACAAGGAAAAGCTGGCGGATTCGGATACCGAACCGATGAACAAGGCGATCGAAAAGGTCAAGAATGCCGCTGAAACGGAGGACGTTGCCGCGATCAAACAAGCGACCGACGAGCTCGACGCAGCGTCACAAGCATTCAGCAAAGTGCTGTATGAAAAGACCGATGCTGCGGGAGCGGCAGCCGGTGCGGACCCAGCCGGTGCGGCTGCGGCTGCACCGAGCGAAGATGACGACGCAATCGACGCAGATTTCGAAGTCAAGGATTAA
- a CDS encoding GGDEF domain-containing protein gives MMMAGGLSLALVLLVIGIAIGLRLARRQSKTNAAMSQDERERMLQMLHELGAWTSEYSGNVSQYQSRLGELSDAVRVDPAVHQAAPKVVSLLQQIMDSNSQLKSRLDAAERQLDKQTKQIESYLTEARTDGLTGLYNRRAFDQRLDELFAAFRKGGRSFVFVLVDIDHFKSFNDTHGHQVGDQVLQQVAKTLRLELQESIMVARFGGEEFSVLMNGPLRIAAEKMNEVRKKMAALQIEIGAKKLSVTISVGLTEPRDDLVVSPVVRRADEALYAAKNIGRNRVYYHDGKGAMLVGAPEVARG, from the coding sequence ATGATGATGGCTGGCGGATTATCGCTCGCGCTCGTGTTGCTGGTCATCGGCATCGCGATTGGATTGAGGCTTGCTCGACGGCAATCCAAAACGAATGCAGCGATGAGTCAAGACGAACGTGAACGGATGCTGCAGATGCTCCACGAGCTCGGGGCCTGGACCAGCGAGTATTCAGGAAATGTGTCGCAGTACCAAAGTCGGCTCGGCGAACTGAGTGATGCGGTCCGTGTCGATCCGGCGGTCCATCAAGCTGCTCCCAAGGTGGTTTCGCTGCTCCAGCAGATCATGGACAGCAATTCTCAGTTGAAATCACGACTCGATGCTGCCGAGCGCCAACTCGATAAACAGACCAAGCAGATCGAGAGTTACCTGACCGAGGCCCGTACGGACGGGCTAACCGGACTCTACAATCGCCGAGCCTTTGACCAACGGCTCGACGAGCTGTTTGCTGCATTTCGCAAAGGAGGTCGGTCCTTCGTCTTTGTGCTCGTCGACATCGACCACTTTAAGTCCTTCAATGACACCCACGGGCACCAAGTTGGCGACCAGGTGTTACAGCAGGTCGCCAAGACGCTTCGATTGGAGTTGCAGGAATCGATCATGGTTGCCCGTTTTGGTGGCGAGGAGTTTTCCGTCTTGATGAATGGGCCGCTACGGATCGCTGCGGAAAAGATGAATGAAGTGCGAAAGAAGATGGCAGCCCTTCAGATCGAAATCGGCGCCAAAAAACTGTCGGTCACCATCAGTGTTGGTTTGACGGAACCACGCGACGATCTGGTGGTCAGCCCCGTGGTTCGCCGTGCCGATGAAGCGCTTTATGCAGCCAAAAACATTGGTCGCAACCGAGTGTATTACCACGATGGCAAGGGAGCCATGCTCGTTGGAGCACCGGAAGTGGCGAGAGGTTGA
- the glgC gene encoding glucose-1-phosphate adenylyltransferase, whose protein sequence is MGVRPARENAGALCLAPENAARRRCQRGRKEFAPFFKDLGPFYAIDRVPLNICSPSSAKLRGNAYTQGATKLMRDTLTVILAGGRGTRLESLTRDRAKPAVPFGGLYRIVDFVLSNCLNSDMRRLLLLTQYKAQSLDRHINLAWRNYFCRELGEFIDVMPPQQRIDDNWYQGTADAVYQNIYAIENAQPKDVVVLAGDHIYKMNYKPMVDFHRKMDADITIGALRVARNEATQFGVLQTDVDHRLTGFQEKPADPIAMPEDPDMCLASMGIYVFNARFLYEQLCDDATNTGSDHDFGKNIIPAAIDDYRVFAFPFLDENRKRDAYWRDVGTIDAYYEANMDLVGVDPQLNLYDQVWPIRSYQPMLPPPKFVFGSEGPSSRRGEALDSIVCQGAIISGGSVSRSVIGPNVRINSYAQVEDSILFDGVEVGRRCRLRRVIIDKGVHIPSETEIGFDPAADAARGFTVTDSGIVVIARGEQIEPSRGRMNVLS, encoded by the coding sequence ATGGGAGTTCGCCCCGCTCGGGAGAACGCGGGGGCTTTGTGTTTGGCTCCCGAAAACGCAGCCCGTCGACGTTGTCAGCGCGGCCGAAAAGAGTTCGCACCCTTTTTCAAAGACCTGGGTCCTTTTTACGCCATTGACCGAGTGCCGTTGAACATTTGCAGCCCTTCATCTGCTAAGCTGAGAGGGAACGCCTACACGCAAGGAGCAACCAAATTGATGCGAGACACTTTGACGGTGATTTTGGCCGGAGGACGCGGGACGCGGCTTGAATCCTTGACGCGGGATCGAGCAAAACCAGCCGTGCCGTTCGGTGGTTTGTATCGGATCGTCGATTTTGTGCTGAGCAATTGCCTCAATAGCGACATGCGCCGCCTCTTGCTGCTGACGCAGTACAAAGCCCAATCGCTTGATCGCCACATCAACCTCGCTTGGCGGAATTATTTTTGTCGCGAACTGGGTGAATTCATCGATGTGATGCCGCCACAACAGCGGATCGATGACAATTGGTATCAAGGCACCGCGGACGCGGTTTACCAGAACATCTATGCGATTGAGAACGCGCAGCCCAAGGATGTGGTGGTTCTCGCGGGCGACCATATCTACAAGATGAATTACAAGCCGATGGTGGATTTTCACCGCAAGATGGACGCCGATATCACCATCGGCGCGCTGCGAGTGGCTCGTAACGAAGCGACTCAATTCGGCGTGCTGCAAACCGATGTGGATCATCGGTTGACGGGTTTTCAAGAAAAACCAGCCGATCCAATTGCCATGCCCGAAGACCCCGACATGTGTTTAGCGTCCATGGGCATATACGTTTTCAACGCCAGGTTCTTGTACGAACAGCTTTGCGACGACGCGACAAACACCGGAAGCGATCACGACTTTGGCAAGAACATCATTCCGGCGGCGATTGACGATTACCGTGTTTTTGCCTTTCCGTTCTTAGACGAGAATCGCAAGCGAGATGCCTATTGGCGTGACGTCGGGACCATCGATGCCTACTACGAAGCGAATATGGACCTCGTCGGTGTTGATCCTCAGCTCAACCTCTATGACCAAGTTTGGCCGATTCGGTCCTACCAACCGATGCTTCCGCCACCCAAATTTGTTTTCGGCAGCGAGGGGCCTTCGTCGCGACGGGGTGAGGCGCTCGATTCAATCGTTTGCCAAGGGGCGATCATCAGCGGCGGTAGCGTCTCGCGTAGCGTGATCGGGCCCAACGTGCGGATCAATAGCTATGCGCAAGTCGAAGACAGCATCTTGTTTGACGGCGTCGAAGTCGGTCGGCGATGTCGCTTGCGGCGCGTGATTATCGACAAGGGAGTCCACATTCCCTCGGAAACCGAAATCGGTTTTGACCCAGCCGCCGACGCCGCTCGCGGTTTCACGGTGACCGATAGCGGGATTGTGGTGATCGCTCGAGGGGAACAGATTGAACCGTCACGCGGACGAATGAACGTTCTATCCTAG
- the clpB gene encoding ATP-dependent chaperone ClpB: MAFRFDKLTTKAQSLVADAQANAASAGHPEITPLQLLASMLAESDGITRPLLDKMNADSAKLKGLVDSELKKLPSVSGGRQPQLAASLQKTFDAAADAAAKLKDEYVSTEHLLLGLTQAESKAKNLLSLIGVAENDVLKAMSEVRGSARVTDPNAEDTYQALEKYGIDLTQLAAQGKLDPVIGRDNEIRRVIQVLSRRTKNNPVLIGQPGVGKTAIAEGLALRIFEGDVPQSLKDKRVISLDMGALVAGAKFRGDFEERLKAVLREVKDSGGQVILFIDELHLVVGAGKAEGSADAANLLKPELARGMLRCIGATTLDEYRQNIEKDAALERRFQPVYVGEPTVEDTIAILRGLKSRYESHHGVRITDSAIVAAATLSNRYIADRFLPDKAIDLIDEAASRLAMEKESVPEPIDRLQRRLRQLELAHRQLVDEQEESAVEKRQEIETEMEAINHELASLREQWDAEKMGLDDVQSVRQEIEQLEHRFATLDTEAKQKQLRGESPESIYREMLDVRGRLTQLQDRLDDAEQRETDSQTSESKQEEKRRLLRHDVTEDEIAEVVSAWTGVPLTRMLETERAKLLVMEERLHRRVIGQDEAVQGVSDAVRRSRSGLQDPNRPIGSFLFLGPTGVGKTELCKALAEVMFDDEQAMLRIDMSEFMERHSVARLIGAPPGYVGYEEGGKLTEAVRRRPYAVLLLDEMEKAHPDVFNILLQVLDDGRLTDGHGRTVDFTNTVIVMTSNAGSQAIQRVAEEGGTEQEMREAVQESLKARFLPEFLNRVDDIVIFHPLNRKEIRQIVTLQLQLLARRLEQNGLHLDVTDAAIDQIASAGYDPTYGARPLKRVIQNEIQNPLAASLLKNAYEEGMTVEVDFDGTDFQFQGKS, translated from the coding sequence ATGGCATTTCGATTTGACAAACTCACGACGAAGGCACAATCACTCGTCGCCGACGCACAGGCAAATGCCGCTTCGGCCGGCCATCCCGAGATCACGCCGCTGCAACTTCTTGCATCGATGTTGGCCGAGTCAGACGGCATCACGCGTCCTTTGCTCGACAAGATGAACGCCGATTCCGCAAAGCTGAAAGGCTTGGTGGATAGCGAATTAAAGAAACTGCCGTCCGTTTCCGGTGGCCGCCAACCGCAACTCGCAGCGAGTCTGCAGAAGACCTTTGACGCCGCAGCCGATGCGGCAGCAAAACTAAAAGACGAATACGTCAGCACCGAACATTTACTGCTTGGGCTCACGCAAGCGGAGAGCAAAGCCAAGAACTTGCTGAGTTTGATCGGTGTGGCAGAGAACGATGTGCTCAAGGCGATGAGCGAGGTTCGCGGATCGGCACGGGTAACCGACCCGAACGCGGAAGACACCTACCAGGCGCTGGAAAAATATGGCATCGACCTGACGCAACTTGCCGCTCAGGGGAAACTCGACCCCGTGATTGGTCGTGACAACGAAATCCGCCGAGTGATTCAGGTTCTCTCGCGGCGAACCAAGAACAATCCAGTCTTGATCGGACAGCCTGGCGTCGGCAAGACAGCGATTGCCGAAGGGTTGGCATTGCGAATCTTTGAAGGGGATGTCCCGCAGAGCTTGAAAGACAAGCGTGTCATCTCGTTGGACATGGGCGCGCTGGTTGCCGGTGCAAAATTCCGTGGTGACTTCGAAGAACGGCTGAAGGCAGTCTTGCGCGAGGTCAAAGATTCAGGTGGACAGGTCATTCTGTTTATCGACGAACTTCATTTGGTCGTCGGAGCCGGAAAAGCTGAAGGCAGCGCCGATGCGGCCAATTTGTTGAAACCAGAATTAGCCCGGGGTATGCTCCGCTGTATCGGTGCCACCACTCTCGACGAGTATCGCCAGAATATCGAAAAGGATGCGGCGCTCGAACGTCGTTTCCAACCGGTCTACGTAGGCGAACCCACCGTCGAGGACACGATCGCGATCCTGAGAGGTTTGAAGTCTCGCTACGAGTCGCATCACGGTGTTCGCATCACCGACAGCGCGATTGTCGCGGCAGCGACGCTTTCCAATCGCTACATCGCCGATCGATTTTTGCCCGATAAGGCAATCGATTTGATCGATGAAGCGGCAAGCCGCTTGGCAATGGAAAAGGAAAGTGTTCCGGAACCAATCGATCGTTTGCAGCGGAGATTGCGACAACTCGAATTGGCCCACCGCCAATTGGTGGATGAGCAGGAAGAGTCCGCCGTTGAAAAACGCCAAGAGATCGAGACGGAAATGGAAGCGATCAACCATGAATTGGCGAGCCTCAGGGAACAATGGGACGCGGAAAAAATGGGGCTGGACGACGTCCAATCGGTCCGTCAAGAAATTGAACAACTCGAGCATCGCTTCGCGACACTCGATACCGAAGCGAAGCAAAAACAACTGCGCGGTGAAAGCCCCGAGTCGATCTATCGCGAAATGCTCGACGTTCGCGGTCGACTAACGCAACTGCAAGATCGGCTGGATGATGCCGAACAGCGGGAAACGGATAGCCAAACCAGTGAGTCGAAGCAGGAAGAAAAGCGGCGACTGCTACGTCATGACGTGACCGAAGATGAAATCGCGGAAGTCGTTAGCGCATGGACCGGTGTTCCGCTGACCCGAATGCTGGAAACCGAACGCGCCAAGTTATTGGTGATGGAAGAACGGTTGCACCGCCGGGTGATCGGTCAAGACGAAGCGGTGCAGGGCGTCTCCGATGCCGTCCGCCGCAGTCGCAGCGGCCTGCAGGATCCCAACCGACCGATTGGATCGTTCTTGTTCCTGGGACCAACCGGTGTGGGGAAAACCGAGCTCTGTAAAGCCCTTGCGGAAGTCATGTTTGATGACGAACAAGCGATGCTGCGGATTGACATGAGCGAGTTCATGGAACGACACAGCGTCGCTCGTTTGATTGGTGCACCTCCGGGATACGTCGGCTACGAAGAGGGCGGTAAGTTGACCGAAGCAGTCCGCCGTCGCCCCTATGCGGTGCTGCTGCTTGACGAGATGGAAAAGGCACACCCCGACGTCTTCAACATCTTGCTGCAGGTGCTTGACGATGGCCGGTTGACCGATGGTCACGGCCGCACGGTCGACTTTACCAACACGGTCATTGTGATGACCAGCAACGCCGGCAGTCAGGCGATCCAGCGCGTGGCCGAAGAAGGAGGGACGGAACAGGAAATGCGCGAAGCCGTTCAAGAATCATTGAAGGCAAGGTTCTTGCCTGAGTTCTTGAACCGGGTCGACGACATTGTGATCTTCCACCCACTCAATCGCAAAGAGATTCGACAAATCGTCACACTTCAATTGCAATTGCTAGCGCGACGACTCGAGCAAAATGGGCTGCACTTGGACGTCACCGATGCCGCGATCGACCAGATCGCATCGGCCGGTTACGACCCGACCTACGGAGCAAGGCCTTTGAAGCGGGTGATTCAAAATGAAATCCAAAACCCGTTAGCGGCGTCGCTGTTGAAAAATGCCTATGAGGAGGGGATGACCGTCGAAGTCGACTTTGACGGAACGGACTTTCAGTTTCAAGGAAAGTCCTAA
- a CDS encoding Do family serine endopeptidase, with translation MDQLWKRISLLFGAMIVGSLLTGAVLTLPQPLNRGVLAQDAPRQPDRPLQSHPLATAQDLSSAFRNVAESIRPSVVSISTKQTEVIGGAQSLPPGLRQQVPPGFEDFFDFGARRPQKREHEGMGSGVIVRSDGYILTNNHVVEDADTLSVQMSDDTVIDAKVVGTDPQTDLAVLKVDLSGLQPVLLGNSDEIRVGDWVLAIGSPFGLDQTVTAGIISGKNRIQGIVDDGNGFEDFLQTDAAINPGNSGGPLVNLRGELVGINTAILSRSGVSAGIGFAIPVSLAKPVLESIIENGEVRRGFLGAQVVDVTPERIKKYSLSAQSGALIGAVLENQPAATAGLQPGDVVTRLDGKEIKSGAQLRNYVASRPPGSTVVMDVNRNGKESKVTVHLQERTGAAMAMFGSGEVMGALLIPVTPESASKYGYEGLRSGLIVNSIRDGSLAAQGELQVGDVIESAAGIQVSSADQLKMIMDEAIEQRQSVRLTVRRGNTRMLLVVR, from the coding sequence GTGGACCAATTGTGGAAAAGAATAAGCCTTCTGTTCGGAGCGATGATCGTCGGCTCGCTACTGACCGGCGCGGTTTTGACGCTACCTCAGCCGCTCAACCGTGGCGTTTTGGCGCAGGACGCACCGCGTCAACCTGACCGCCCGCTTCAGAGTCATCCTCTCGCGACGGCGCAAGATTTGTCGTCGGCCTTTCGCAATGTTGCCGAGTCGATCCGTCCGAGCGTGGTCAGTATCAGCACCAAGCAAACCGAAGTGATCGGAGGTGCACAAAGCTTACCGCCCGGTCTACGTCAACAAGTCCCCCCCGGTTTTGAAGATTTTTTTGACTTCGGAGCCAGGCGCCCCCAGAAACGAGAACATGAGGGAATGGGAAGCGGTGTGATCGTTCGCAGTGACGGCTACATTCTGACGAACAATCATGTCGTCGAAGACGCAGACACGCTATCGGTGCAGATGAGTGACGATACGGTCATCGATGCAAAAGTCGTCGGCACCGATCCGCAAACCGACTTGGCCGTTTTGAAAGTGGACCTCAGCGGGCTGCAGCCCGTTCTGCTGGGCAATTCCGACGAGATTCGCGTCGGCGATTGGGTGCTGGCGATCGGCAGCCCGTTTGGATTGGACCAAACGGTCACGGCCGGGATCATCAGCGGAAAGAACCGGATCCAAGGCATTGTCGACGATGGCAATGGTTTTGAGGACTTTCTGCAGACCGACGCTGCCATCAACCCTGGCAACTCGGGGGGACCGTTGGTGAATTTGCGAGGCGAACTGGTTGGCATCAATACAGCCATCCTGTCTCGCTCAGGCGTCAGCGCGGGGATCGGCTTCGCGATTCCGGTATCGCTCGCGAAACCGGTCCTTGAATCGATTATCGAGAATGGCGAGGTCCGACGAGGCTTTCTCGGCGCTCAGGTGGTCGATGTGACCCCTGAACGCATCAAGAAGTACAGTCTTTCGGCCCAATCGGGTGCATTGATCGGTGCGGTTTTAGAGAACCAGCCCGCCGCCACCGCGGGACTGCAACCCGGCGACGTCGTCACACGACTCGACGGAAAAGAGATCAAATCGGGTGCTCAATTGCGCAACTATGTCGCCAGCCGTCCTCCCGGATCGACCGTCGTGATGGATGTCAATCGAAATGGCAAGGAATCGAAAGTCACCGTCCATTTGCAGGAACGGACAGGCGCCGCGATGGCCATGTTCGGTAGCGGTGAGGTGATGGGCGCTTTATTGATTCCCGTGACGCCCGAATCGGCCAGCAAGTATGGCTACGAAGGACTCCGCAGCGGGTTGATTGTCAACAGCATCCGAGATGGCAGCCTCGCCGCTCAAGGCGAACTGCAAGTCGGCGACGTGATCGAATCGGCCGCCGGTATCCAGGTTTCTTCGGCGGACCAGTTGAAGATGATCATGGACGAAGCGATCGAGCAACGGCAATCGGTCCGCTTGACCGTCCGCCGTGGCAATACACGGATGCTTCTCGTTGTGCGTTGA